A DNA window from Kitasatospora atroaurantiaca contains the following coding sequences:
- a CDS encoding IS701 family transposase → MARVAGRFARVEPRRWARAFVLGLLADLPRKNCWTIAEHVGNASPAGMQHLLSRASWDADQVRDDMRTFVVDHLGDEDAVLVVDETGDLKKGTHSVGVQRQYTGTAGRIENSQVAVYLVYSATAGHAAIDRRLYIPRSWTQDPDRCRAAGIPDELRFATKPALATEMIAQALDAGVPARWVAGDEVYGGDPHLSVELESRQIGYVLAVSRKRPIPTRAGVFRAGVLAHGLPKRAWQRLSAGAGAKGHRFYDWAQVDIDAPTAGSGYRWLLIRRNRRTGELAFYRCYSARPVPLSSLVEVAGRRWTVEETFQAAKGLAGLDEHQVRRWTSWHRWTTLAMLAHAFLAVTAAIERASGPSSPDLAPLTCGEIRRLFAGLLVQPVRDLGHQLRWSAWRRRHQARARTSHYQRQAALHP, encoded by the coding sequence ATGGCGCGGGTGGCGGGCCGGTTCGCCCGGGTCGAGCCGCGCCGTTGGGCACGGGCGTTCGTGCTGGGCTTGCTCGCGGACCTGCCGAGGAAGAACTGCTGGACGATCGCCGAGCACGTCGGCAATGCGAGTCCGGCCGGTATGCAGCACCTGCTCAGCCGGGCGTCGTGGGACGCGGACCAAGTCCGCGACGACATGCGGACCTTCGTCGTCGACCATCTCGGCGACGAGGACGCCGTGCTGGTCGTGGACGAAACCGGTGACCTGAAGAAGGGCACCCACAGCGTCGGGGTGCAGCGCCAGTACACCGGAACCGCGGGCCGGATCGAGAACTCCCAGGTCGCCGTCTACCTCGTCTACTCCGCCACGGCCGGGCACGCCGCCATCGACCGCCGCCTCTACATTCCCCGGTCCTGGACCCAGGACCCCGATCGCTGCCGCGCGGCCGGTATCCCCGACGAGCTGAGGTTCGCGACCAAGCCCGCCCTGGCCACCGAGATGATCGCCCAGGCCCTGGATGCTGGTGTCCCGGCACGATGGGTGGCCGGTGACGAGGTCTACGGCGGTGACCCGCACCTGAGCGTCGAGCTGGAGAGTCGTCAGATCGGCTACGTCCTGGCCGTCTCCCGCAAGCGGCCGATCCCCACCCGGGCAGGCGTCTTTCGGGCCGGCGTCCTCGCGCACGGCCTTCCGAAACGGGCCTGGCAGCGGCTGTCCGCCGGGGCGGGAGCCAAGGGCCACCGCTTCTACGACTGGGCCCAGGTCGACATCGACGCGCCGACGGCCGGCTCCGGTTACCGGTGGCTGCTGATCCGGCGAAACCGGCGCACCGGTGAACTCGCGTTCTACCGCTGCTACTCGGCCCGTCCCGTCCCGTTGAGCTCGCTGGTCGAGGTCGCAGGACGGCGATGGACCGTGGAGGAGACCTTCCAGGCCGCCAAGGGCCTGGCCGGACTGGACGAGCACCAGGTCCGGCGCTGGACGTCCTGGCACCGCTGGACCACCCTGGCCATGCTCGCGCACGCCTTCCTCGCGGTCACCGCCGCCATCGAACGGGCCAGCGGCCCGTCATCACCCGACCTCGCCCCGCTCACCTGCGGCGAGATCCGACGGCTGTTCGCCGGCCTACTCGTCCAGCCCGTCCGCGACCTCGGACACCAACTGCGGTGGTCGGCATGGCGCCGCAGACACCAAGCCCGCGCCCGCACCAGCCACTACCAGCGACAAGCCGCCCTACACCCATGA